GCCCGCGGTCTCCGTCCAGCGGATGATGTGGCCGTCAGGGTTGGGGGTGAGGGGGTTGGCCTCGTCCGCGCCGGCGTCCACTTCCCGACCGTTGACCGTCCGCGTGCCGCCAGTGCGCTGGCGGTTGTTGGTCAGGGAGCAGTAGACCTGGCCGTCGGGGGCCACCGTGATCCACTCGGGGCGGTCCATGGGGGTGGCGCCGGCCATGTCCGCCGCCTTGCGGGTGTTCACCAGCAGTTCGCCCATGTCGGCGAACACGTCTCCGAGCACACCGCCGTCCTTCATGGGGCCGTCCAGGGTGAGGGGCAGCCACTCGCCGACACCACGGTTATCGCCGCTGGTACCGCCGCTGGTGGCATCGTCGTCGAAGCGGGCCGCATACAGGGTGCCGCGGTCCAGGGGGCTCTCGCCGTTGGCGCGCATGGTGCGCCAGTCCTCGGCGGAGACGAACTTGTAGACGTACTCCCAGCGCTCGTCGTCGCCGATGTAGACCACCACCCGGCCGTCGGGGGCCACGAAGTTGATGGCGCCCTCGGTCTTGCGCCGCCCCAGGGCGGTGCGCTTGACCGGGGTCTGGTTGGGGTCGAAGGGGTCGATCTCAACAACCCAGCCGTAGGTGTTGGCCTCGTTCTTGTAGCCCGGGTCCGCCAGGTCGAAGCGCTTGTCGAAGAGGTGCCAGAAGTAGCCGAAGCCGCCACTGCTCATGCCGTAGCGGGTCTCGGTCTCATCGGGGGTCCAGGCCGCATCTTCGGTGCCGAAGTAGCCGTGGAAATTCTCCTCGCAGGTGAGGTAGGTACCCCAGGGGGTGACGCCATAGGCACAGTTGTTCAGGGTACCCAGGGGCACGTTGCCGTTGGCGGTGGCGAGCAGGGAATGACCGGCGGCGGGGCCGCTGAAGGTCACCGGGGTGTTGGCGTGGATGCGCCGGCCCAGGTCGCCTTTCACCGTGCGCCAGCGACCGAAGCGGCCGGGGGAGCGCTTAATCTCGATGACCGACACGCCGTGGGCATGCTGAGAGGCCCGCACCTCGTCGAGGTTGTCGGGCACGGGCTTGCGCAGCACGTGGTTGTTGGTGCCGAACTCGTGGTTGAGGCACAGCACGCCGTGGAAGTTACCGGGGCCCATGCCGAGGCGGCGGTCGTCCCACGGATTCAAGTCGTTACCATCATCCCAGCCGAAGCGGGGGCGGCGGGGGTTGCGGATGGGGAAGAACCACATGCCGTCGTGGCCGATGCCGATCTGCTGGGTCTGAGCCTCGGGATCCACGGGGATCTGGAAACCGGGACCACCGGGCTCGATGGGGTCACCCCAGGGCAGGATGATGTCGAAGTCGTAGTCGACGGAGATGTTGGGGTCGATGCCACCGCCGTCGGCCACCGCCACGGGGGTGAAGCCCATGAGTTCGCCGCCGCGCCGGCCGCGGCCCACGAAGGCCTCGGCCATGCCCATGGGGCCGATGACCGCGAGGGTAGTGGCCGCCGCGACGCCGCCCTTCAGGACCCTGCGGCGGGCCAGATTGACCTTGAGTACGTCTTCAAAGGGGCGGTTGCCCGAATTGTTGCTGATGGGGTTGTCATCTTTCACCGTGTAGCCTCCATTGGCTGTGTTCTGGGGAGCGCCAACGGTAGCGGAATGCCATGACAGGTCCGTGAAGGATCCATGATGGTTGAGGGAAAGGTAATCGCCCGGCAGGCCCATCCAAGGCGGGTGGTGCATGCGCCGGATGCGCGCGCCGCCGACGACGGTGCCACCGGCCCCTGGATACCGGGGCAAGCCCGGCATGACGGTACGAACAGCGAATGCCGGCTCAAGCCCCGCATGACGGCAGGAAGGCGCCATGTCGA
The Gammaproteobacteria bacterium DNA segment above includes these coding regions:
- a CDS encoding PhoX family phosphatase, which translates into the protein MKDDNPISNNSGNRPFEDVLKVNLARRRVLKGGVAAATTLAVIGPMGMAEAFVGRGRRGGELMGFTPVAVADGGGIDPNISVDYDFDIILPWGDPIEPGGPGFQIPVDPEAQTQQIGIGHDGMWFFPIRNPRRPRFGWDDGNDLNPWDDRRLGMGPGNFHGVLCLNHEFGTNNHVLRKPVPDNLDEVRASQHAHGVSVIEIKRSPGRFGRWRTVKGDLGRRIHANTPVTFSGPAAGHSLLATANGNVPLGTLNNCAYGVTPWGTYLTCEENFHGYFGTEDAAWTPDETETRYGMSSGGFGYFWHLFDKRFDLADPGYKNEANTYGWVVEIDPFDPNQTPVKRTALGRRKTEGAINFVAPDGRVVVYIGDDERWEYVYKFVSAEDWRTMRANGESPLDRGTLYAARFDDDATSGGTSGDNRGVGEWLPLTLDGPMKDGGVLGDVFADMGELLVNTRKAADMAGATPMDRPEWITVAPDGQVYCSLTNNRQRTGGTRTVNGREVDAGADEANPLTPNPDGHIIRWTETAGHTGTTFAWDIFVFSQDTHGTEESFSDPDGIWADPDGRLFIQTDGGQADGLNNQMLVANLDTKEIKRIFTGVPGCEITGVAPTPDRRTMFINVQHPGGGDASESNFPQQGGPDGVTVPRDATIVITRKDGGIIGS